One window of Puntigrus tetrazona isolate hp1 chromosome 14, ASM1883169v1, whole genome shotgun sequence genomic DNA carries:
- the LOC122358131 gene encoding nuclear GTPase SLIP-GC-like isoform X1, whose protein sequence is MASHGTKRKRSNEQSGSSAKCPESSSQDLRTDLIMKQTKDVIKNIKKSIAVQDSTDLKTYILDQISNMDMMNKSNKRKKVTIGIFGRSGEGKSSLLNAVLGERYLLPSGSSGACTAITTQVEGNLTDSDYIAEIEFISKEEWDSQLKDLLLDLSDKTEDKNDDMTKIAIEKITALYGANAFKKTLDELKKDAKSAKIDRLLLMKKKTISNADSSSFAKEISQFIQHSRSNPGNWYWPLVKTVGIKIPNPLLEHIVFVDIPGTGDCNKTRDSLWKSKLGECSVVWIVSAINRGTTDEDPWEILKHCVYYMTQAGECNSINFIFTKTDDMDPEEYIRNEWPSEEEKPAKDQKTECIRMRNICSKKTVKESFENSKLKKKMTLNIFTVSTRAFFDKTLGMELSDTEIPKLQDFLRNLNNIINKELVRDYVNEAKGILSLIKSVQSETENVVQTEVHNKFEQNLCKALEKLGWQFDMLYCVLEKCLSDGVEESESSYLISAGSIISPNLPHKGGFHKILKALCKNDGYHWSNAWSIDLDLNLKLTEYMHKNIEEEFDSIFPNHCKTGKSVQEQIEKFSIIQNCTEHPRASIYYHIDNFIRREEIKLKMELKREVIERKKEMSLCITNTIKDAMVPYYEKAAKIHGIGSLKKMQNTLTEAIENLKDDMFKEAKAKMLMKFRDLEQHIKDVLESGLQRSILLLSETGKIKLDVLEDIKELENLLKQLCD, encoded by the exons ATGGCTAGTCATG GTACTAAAAGAAAGCGTAGTAATGAACAATCTGGTTCAAGTGCAAAGTGTCCTGAAAGCAGTTCGCAGGACCTCAGAACAG ATTTAATCATGAAGCAGACAAAggatgtaattaaaaatattaaaaaaagcattgcagTCCAAGACTCAACTGACTTAAAGACCTATATTTT AGACCAGATTTCAAATATGGATATGATGAACAAATCCAATAAAAGGAAGAAGGTAACCATAGGGATTTTTGGAAGATCTGGAGAAGGTAAGAGCTCCCTTCTAAACGCAGTCCTTGGAGAAAGATATCTGCTTCCATCTGGTTCTTCTGGTGCATGTACAGCCATTACTACACAAGTGGAAGGGAATCTGACCGACTCTGACTACATAGCAGAGATTGAATTCATTTCTAAAGAG GAGTGGGACAGTCAACTCAAAGATCTTTTGTTAGATTTGTCTGATAAGACCGAGGACAAGAATGATGACATGACTAAAATTGCAATAGAAAAGATTACTGCACTGTATGGTGctaatgcattcaaaaaaacaCTGGATGAGCTCAAAAAAGATGCCAAATCTGCTAAAATCGACAGActtctgctcatgaaaaagaaaacaatttcaaatGCTGAT AGCTCCAGCTTTGCCAAGGAGATTTCTCAGTTCATACAGCATAGTCGATCAAATCCTGGTAACTGGTATTGGCCCCTGGTGAAGACCGTAGGGATCAAGATTCCCAACCCTCTCCTGGAGCACATTGTCTTTGTTGATATTCCTGGGACTGGAGATTGCAACAAGACAAGAGACAGCCTATGGAAATCT AAACTAGGAGAGTGCTCTGTAGTGTGGATCGTGAGCGCTATCAACCGAGGCACTACAGATGAAGACCCCTGGGAAATATTAAAGCACTGTGTTTACTACATGACACAAGCAGGAGAGTGCAACAGCATTAACTTCATCTTTACTAAGACTGATGATATGGATCCAGAAGAATACATTAG AAATGAATGGCCCAGTGAAGAGGAAAAACCAGCCAAG GATCAGAAAACAGAATGCATACGTATGAGAAACATCTGCTCCAAGAAGACAGTGAAAGAAAGCtttgaaaattcaaaattaaag aaaaaaatgactctgaatatttttactgtaagcACAAGGGCATTTTTTGACAAAACATTAGGCATGGAGCTCAGTGACACAG AAATCCCAAAGTTGCAGGATTTCTTGAGGAATCTTAACAACATCATCAACAAAGAACTGGTCAGAGATTATGTCAATGAAGCAAAGGGGATTTTGTCCTTGATCAAAAGCGTGCAGTCGGAGACAGAAAACGTG GTTCAGACAGAGGTCCACAATAAATTTGAGCAGAACCTCTGTAAGGCCCTGGAGAAGTTAGGCTGGCAGTTTGACATGCTCTACTGTGTTCTGGAGAAGTGTCTCTCAGATGGAGTGGAAGAGTCAGAGAGTTCATATCTTATCAGTGCAGGCTCCATTATATCACCT AATTTACCCCACAAAGGAGGATTTCATAAAATCCTCAAGgctttgtgtaaaaatgatGGCTACCACTGGTCAAATGCATGGAGTATAGACTTGGATCTAAACTTGAAATTGACCGaatacatgcacaaaaacattgaGGAGGAGTTTGATTCCATTTTTCC aAACCATTGCAAAACAGGGAAATCAGTGCAAGAACAGATTGAAAAATTCAGTATCATCCAAAACTGCACCGAGCACCCCAGAGCTTCGATTTATTACCACATCGACAACTTCATCAGAAGAGAG GAAATCAAACTCAAGATGGAGCTCAAGAGAGAAGTtattgaaagaaagaaggaaatgtCCTTATGTATCACAAACACGATTAAGGATGCAATGGTTCCCTATTATGAAA AAGCTGCAAAGATCCATGGAATAGGATCCTTGAAGAAAATGCAGAATACTCTAACAGAAGCAATTGAGAATTTAAAAGATGACATGTTCAAAGAggcaaaagcaaaaatgcttATGAAGTTCAGAGATTTGGAG CAACATATAAAAGATGTTCTGGAGTCTGGACTGCAGAGGTCAATACTCTTGCTGTCAGAAACTGGCAAAATCAAACTGG ATGTTCTTGAAGACATTAAAGAGCTTGAGAACCTGTTAAAACAACTGTGTGACTGA
- the LOC122358131 gene encoding nuclear GTPase SLIP-GC-like isoform X2, which yields MDMMNKSNKRKKVTIGIFGRSGEGKSSLLNAVLGERYLLPSGSSGACTAITTQVEGNLTDSDYIAEIEFISKEEWDSQLKDLLLDLSDKTEDKNDDMTKIAIEKITALYGANAFKKTLDELKKDAKSAKIDRLLLMKKKTISNADSSSFAKEISQFIQHSRSNPGNWYWPLVKTVGIKIPNPLLEHIVFVDIPGTGDCNKTRDSLWKSKLGECSVVWIVSAINRGTTDEDPWEILKHCVYYMTQAGECNSINFIFTKTDDMDPEEYIRNEWPSEEEKPAKDQKTECIRMRNICSKKTVKESFENSKLKKKMTLNIFTVSTRAFFDKTLGMELSDTEIPKLQDFLRNLNNIINKELVRDYVNEAKGILSLIKSVQSETENVVQTEVHNKFEQNLCKALEKLGWQFDMLYCVLEKCLSDGVEESESSYLISAGSIISPNLPHKGGFHKILKALCKNDGYHWSNAWSIDLDLNLKLTEYMHKNIEEEFDSIFPNHCKTGKSVQEQIEKFSIIQNCTEHPRASIYYHIDNFIRREEIKLKMELKREVIERKKEMSLCITNTIKDAMVPYYEKAAKIHGIGSLKKMQNTLTEAIENLKDDMFKEAKAKMLMKFRDLEQHIKDVLESGLQRSILLLSETGKIKLDVLEDIKELENLLKQLCD from the exons ATGGATATGATGAACAAATCCAATAAAAGGAAGAAGGTAACCATAGGGATTTTTGGAAGATCTGGAGAAGGTAAGAGCTCCCTTCTAAACGCAGTCCTTGGAGAAAGATATCTGCTTCCATCTGGTTCTTCTGGTGCATGTACAGCCATTACTACACAAGTGGAAGGGAATCTGACCGACTCTGACTACATAGCAGAGATTGAATTCATTTCTAAAGAG GAGTGGGACAGTCAACTCAAAGATCTTTTGTTAGATTTGTCTGATAAGACCGAGGACAAGAATGATGACATGACTAAAATTGCAATAGAAAAGATTACTGCACTGTATGGTGctaatgcattcaaaaaaacaCTGGATGAGCTCAAAAAAGATGCCAAATCTGCTAAAATCGACAGActtctgctcatgaaaaagaaaacaatttcaaatGCTGAT AGCTCCAGCTTTGCCAAGGAGATTTCTCAGTTCATACAGCATAGTCGATCAAATCCTGGTAACTGGTATTGGCCCCTGGTGAAGACCGTAGGGATCAAGATTCCCAACCCTCTCCTGGAGCACATTGTCTTTGTTGATATTCCTGGGACTGGAGATTGCAACAAGACAAGAGACAGCCTATGGAAATCT AAACTAGGAGAGTGCTCTGTAGTGTGGATCGTGAGCGCTATCAACCGAGGCACTACAGATGAAGACCCCTGGGAAATATTAAAGCACTGTGTTTACTACATGACACAAGCAGGAGAGTGCAACAGCATTAACTTCATCTTTACTAAGACTGATGATATGGATCCAGAAGAATACATTAG AAATGAATGGCCCAGTGAAGAGGAAAAACCAGCCAAG GATCAGAAAACAGAATGCATACGTATGAGAAACATCTGCTCCAAGAAGACAGTGAAAGAAAGCtttgaaaattcaaaattaaag aaaaaaatgactctgaatatttttactgtaagcACAAGGGCATTTTTTGACAAAACATTAGGCATGGAGCTCAGTGACACAG AAATCCCAAAGTTGCAGGATTTCTTGAGGAATCTTAACAACATCATCAACAAAGAACTGGTCAGAGATTATGTCAATGAAGCAAAGGGGATTTTGTCCTTGATCAAAAGCGTGCAGTCGGAGACAGAAAACGTG GTTCAGACAGAGGTCCACAATAAATTTGAGCAGAACCTCTGTAAGGCCCTGGAGAAGTTAGGCTGGCAGTTTGACATGCTCTACTGTGTTCTGGAGAAGTGTCTCTCAGATGGAGTGGAAGAGTCAGAGAGTTCATATCTTATCAGTGCAGGCTCCATTATATCACCT AATTTACCCCACAAAGGAGGATTTCATAAAATCCTCAAGgctttgtgtaaaaatgatGGCTACCACTGGTCAAATGCATGGAGTATAGACTTGGATCTAAACTTGAAATTGACCGaatacatgcacaaaaacattgaGGAGGAGTTTGATTCCATTTTTCC aAACCATTGCAAAACAGGGAAATCAGTGCAAGAACAGATTGAAAAATTCAGTATCATCCAAAACTGCACCGAGCACCCCAGAGCTTCGATTTATTACCACATCGACAACTTCATCAGAAGAGAG GAAATCAAACTCAAGATGGAGCTCAAGAGAGAAGTtattgaaagaaagaaggaaatgtCCTTATGTATCACAAACACGATTAAGGATGCAATGGTTCCCTATTATGAAA AAGCTGCAAAGATCCATGGAATAGGATCCTTGAAGAAAATGCAGAATACTCTAACAGAAGCAATTGAGAATTTAAAAGATGACATGTTCAAAGAggcaaaagcaaaaatgcttATGAAGTTCAGAGATTTGGAG CAACATATAAAAGATGTTCTGGAGTCTGGACTGCAGAGGTCAATACTCTTGCTGTCAGAAACTGGCAAAATCAAACTGG ATGTTCTTGAAGACATTAAAGAGCTTGAGAACCTGTTAAAACAACTGTGTGACTGA